The following are encoded together in the Zingiber officinale cultivar Zhangliang chromosome 8A, Zo_v1.1, whole genome shotgun sequence genome:
- the LOC122010140 gene encoding uncharacterized protein LOC122010140 isoform X2: protein MPRDKEDYPCFGVCTNKSGGYSCVCSPGKQGDPFTDGACYRESLSLAMKLLIVVLGGSLSTQTHLICNSADSTLYDSQITVVDCSHPPKGVSFCLVLLFGFIINIMHERGKNPKNQRRIFQAKWRTLAYLKK from the exons ATGCCAAG AGACAAAGAGGATTATCCATGCTTTGGAGTATGTACAAACAAATCAGGGGGATACAGCTGTGTTTGCTCACCAGGGAAGCAGGGAGATCCTTTCACTGACGGGGCTTGCTATCGCGAGAGCCTTTCCTTGGCAATGAAGTTGCTTATTG TTGTCCTGGGTGGTAGCTTGTCAACTCAAACTCACTTGATTTGCAATTCTGCTGACTCGACATTATATGATTCGCAGATCACAG TTGTTGATTGTTCCCACCCCCCTAAAG GAGTCAGCTTTTGCCTTGTCCTACTGTTTGGTTTTATTATTAACATCATGCATGAAAGAGGAAAAAATCCAAAGAATCAAAGACGTATTTTTCAAGCAAAATGGCGGACACTTGCTTACTTGAAGAAATGA
- the LOC122010140 gene encoding protein CUP-SHAPED COTYLEDON 2-like isoform X1, which translates to MELREIGFTLPPGFRFHPNDHELVCHYLSRKVSDQERTMVEVDLHVQEPWELPDAAKLGADEWYFFSFRDRKYATGSRTNRATKSGYWKATGKDRAVSDPSTGAAVGMRKTLVFYRGRAPNGAKTNWVMHEFRLETPRSAPKEDWVLCRVFEKRKGERDQGGESATEGTPTSSRWGEEEWLGLLLEWGTMENGARAGEGGILTV; encoded by the exons ATGGAGCTGAGAGAGATCGGGTTCACTCTGCCGCCGGGGTTCAGGTTCCACCCGAACGACCACGAGCTGGTGTGCCACTACCTCTCCAGGAAGGTCAGCGACCAGGAAAGGACCATGGTGGAGGTCGACCTGCACGTTCAAGAACCGTGGGAGCTCCCAG ATGCGGCTAAGTTGGGCGCCGACGAGTGGTACTTCTTCAGCTTCCGCGACCGCAAGTACGCGACCGGATCGCGAACGAACCGCGCGACCAAGTCGGGCTACTGGAAAGCCACCGGGAAGGACCGAGCGGTCAGCGACCCGTCGACGGGCGCCGCGGTGGGGATGCGGAAGACGCTGGTGTTCTACAGAGGAAGAGCCCCCAACGGGGCGAAGACGAATTGGGTGATGCATGAGTTCAGACTGGAGACGCCTCGATCTGCACCAAAG GAGGACTGGGTCCTGTGCAGAGTTTTCGAGAAGAGGAAAGGGGAAAGAGATCAAGGAGGGGAGTCGGCCACGGAGGGGACGCCGACGAGCTCGAGGTGGGGGGAGGAGGAGTGGCTTGGATTGCTGTTGGAGTGGGGGACGATGGAGAACGGAGCTCGAGCTGGGGAAGGAGGAATTCTGACTGTGTAA